From Pseudochaenichthys georgianus chromosome 11, fPseGeo1.2, whole genome shotgun sequence, a single genomic window includes:
- the dclk3 gene encoding LOW QUALITY PROTEIN: serine/threonine-protein kinase DCLK3 (The sequence of the model RefSeq protein was modified relative to this genomic sequence to represent the inferred CDS: inserted 1 base in 1 codon; deleted 7 bases in 6 codons; substituted 2 bases at 2 genomic stop codons) → MMPSQRARYGCEAARNTKWRMAVPPVPLLKRAGGAPQPWPIQPHPAAHVHRSHFPPPPPLPLFHTRHAEESAERPHLVTVIRPCGQSTLRKVTVLLNRRGVVSFEQLLLDISEALGFPRWHRARVTRLYTTHAREVKGICDFFXGEVAFLALGKVRPELSGVQEALEELFPEQSHYRADALRAWEKRLRPAPDKAAKADSGYSEGDRQRNTHXPRGTPGHRXTSCQNHNNTHTSTQHIDAHQLDNYNPDVQKCHKKEFMRKPSHLPNHLQRLHVRCEARERLTSVIGPFKHRSSLREEEITFFLLCVKECLTRRAKRQGPERLTPLSGRVPLPPVLRKQKGSSYADQEVRKVEFTNSPPPPHTISREEEKSVAQLVSNQLPDEDEIHKDIQRRPTFDLSSDGSDVTLADIERCYEIGRAVGDGNFAVVRECRRRDNGQILAVKIVERSKLIGREHMMQNELSLLGSLRHPRIVRLFAHHHTHTHSYLLMEMVSGGDLFEAISERGTFPEAETGLMVSDVSGALNYIHCKSIVHRDLKPENLLIERVASGICRLKLGDFGLAMVVTEPVFTICGTPTYVAPEILCEDRFMAFAVDVWALGVILYVLLCGFPPFRSRDRDQEELFQLIKQGQLQFLPPYWDPISEEAKGLVRALLQPDPAVRLTAEQTLLHPWVKTIASGCRQRALIDKTQRDTTDAGAEPDKPRQVQRQAQTNAAETMTPRGHISSGGEATHTEFSRHDDKQTEIRLGGGLEDKTPRQPSKKTSTVYTISPQIQAHTLPEATPGEQKPDSGSSSTPETQDPSESPSPVSTSVDLNQLDAPRPAQDKLSSHIKTPSKQNQQYSPPCSPPSTKTAPQTPTGLSTHPHPSSDPAAVSHSLHQQNFTSSMHNPTTASAHHPAENYDKPIVRTTNTQPAAQSGPQCQSPA, encoded by the exons ATGATGCCCTCACAGAGAGCTCGCTATGGATGCGAAGCAGCGCGAAACACTAAATGGAGAATGGCAG TTCCTCCTGTCCCCTTGTTGAAGCGTGCTGGTGGGGCACCCCAACCTTGGCCCATTCAGCCCCACCCTGCGGCACATGTTCACAGGTCCCActtcccccctcctcctcccctccctctctTCCACACCCGCCATGCAGAAGAGAGCGCAGAGAGGCCCCATCTGGTCACCGTCATACGGCCCTGTGGTCAAAGTACTCTGCGCAAG GTAACAGTCCTGTTGAACCGCAGAGGTGTGGTGTCCTTCGAGCAACTGCTATTGGATATCTCTGAGGCATTGGGGTTTCCCCGTTGGCACAGAGCCAGAGTCACACGCCTTTACACGACCCACGCACGAGAG GTGAAAGGTATATGTGATTTCT GAGGCGAAGTGGCTTTTCTGGCCCTAGGGAAGGTTCGTCCAGAGCTAAGCGGTGTGCAGGAGGCTCTGGAGGAATTGTTTCCAGAACAATCTCATTACCGGGCTGACGCACTACGGGCCTGGGAG AAAAGACTTCGACCAGCGCCAGATAAAGCTGCTAAAGCCGACAGTGGATACAGTGAAGGGGACAGACAGCGAAACACACATTGACCAAGAGGCACACCAGGACACAGATAAACATCATGTCAAAAtcacaataacacacacacaagtacacAGCATATAGATGCACACCAGCTCGACAATTACAACCCAGACGTTCAGAAGTGTCACAAAAAAGAATTCATG AGAAAACCTTCTCACCTGCCAAACCACCTGCAGAGACTGCACGTGAGGTGCGAGGCCAGA GAGCGGCTGACGTCTGTCATTGGTCCCTTTAAACACCGATCAAGC CTTAGAGAAGAAGAGATAACCTTTTTTCTACTCTGTGTGAAAGAATGCTTAACAAGAAGAGCTAAACGTCAGGGTCCAGAGCGGCTCACTCCCCTGTCAGGGAGGGTCCCACTTCCTCCTGTGTTGAGGAAGCAAAAAGGAAGTTCTTATGCAGATCAGGAAGTTAGGAAAGTTGAA TTCACAAACAGCCCTCCGCCTCCTCACACAATCAGCAGAGAAGAGGAGAAGAGCGTTGCCCAATTAGTCTCAAATCAACTCCCAGATGAGGATGAAATACACAAGGACATACAGAGGAGGCCGACCTTTGACCTTTCATCAGACGGAAGTGATGTCACTCTGGCAGATATCGAGCGTTGCTATGAAATTGGACGT GCCGTTGGAGATGGTAACTTCGCTGTAGTGCGAGAGTGCCGCCGCCGTGACAATGGACAAATCCTTGCTGTGAAGATTGTTGAACGCTCTAAGCTGATTGGTCGAGAGCACATGATGCAGAACGAGCTGAGCCTTCTGGGTAGCCTCCGTCACCCTCGCATAGTACGGCTGTTTGCGCACCACCACACGCACACTCACTCGTACCTGTTGATGGAGATGGTGAGCGGGGGGGATCTGTTTGAGGCCATCAGTGAGAGGGGGACATTTCCAGAGGCCGAAACAGGACTGATGGTGTCAGACGTGAGCGGAGCACTGAACTACATCCACTGCAAGAGCATCGTCCACCGAGACCTCAAACCAGAAAACCTTCTG ATAGAGCGTGTGGCTTCTGGCATCTGTAGGCTGAAGCTGGGAGACTTTGGTCTCGCCATGGTTGTGACTGAACCAGTGTTCACCATATGTGGCACACCCACGTATGTAGCCCCAGAGATCCTCTGTGAGGACAG GTTTATGGCGTTTGCAGTGGATGTTTGGGCTCTGGGTGTTATCCTCTACGTCCTGCTGTGTGGATTTCCCCCATTTCGCAGTCGGGATCGAGACCAGGAAGAGTTGTTCCAGCTGATAAAACAGGGACAACTCCAGTTCCTGCCCCCCTACTGGGACCCCATCTCAGAAG AAGCCAAAGGCCTTGTCCGAGCTCTGCTTCAGCCAGACCCCGCAGTGAGGCTGACAGCCGAGCAGACCCTGCTGCACCCCTGGGTGAAGACTATAGCTTCAGGTTGCAGACAGAGGGCGCTCATAGACAAAACTCAGAGAGACACAACAGATGCTGGAGCAGAACCAGACAAGCCCAGACAAGTCCAGAGACAAGCCCAGACCAATGCAGCAGAAACAATGACACCGAGAGGACACATCAGCAGCGGGGGAGAAGCCACACATACAGAGTTCAGCAGGCATGATGATAAACAAACAGAGATAAGATTGGGAGGAGGCCTTGAAGACAAAACACCACGGCAACCATCAAAAAAGACAAGTACCGTTTACACCATATCTCCACAGATACAAGCGCACACACTTCCAGAGGCCACACCTGGTGAACAGAAACCAGACTCTGGCTCATCTAGCACACCAGAAACACAGGATCCATCAGAATCTCCATCTCCAGTTAGCACCAGTGTTGACTTAAACCAGCTCGATGCCCCTCGCCCAGCCCAAGATAAGCTTTCATCCCATATAAAGACACCCTCTAAACAAAACCAACAGTATTCACCTCCATGTTCACCACCTTCCACCAAAACAGCTCCACAAACTCCCACCGGTCTTTCAACCCATCCCCACCCATCCTCCGATCCAGCGGCGGTGTCTCACTCTCTACATCAGCAGAACTTCACCTCTTCAATGCACAACCCCACCACAGCCAGCGCACACCACCCAGCTGAAAACTATGACAAACCGATTGTTCGCACCACCAACACCCAGCCAGCCGCGCAGTCTGGGCCTCAATGTCAATCTCCTGCTTAA